The segment CGCGCAGGTGATGGACGTGCTGTCCTCGCAGGCGAACCTCGCCGGCTACCGCGCCGTGATCGAGGGCGCCGAGGCGTTCGGCCGCGCCTTCCCGATGATGATGACGGCCGCCGGCACCGTTCCGGCCGCCAAGGTGTTCGTGATGGGCGTCGGCGTCGCCGGTCTCCAGGCGATCGCGACCGCGCGCCGTCTCGGCGCCGTCGTCACCGCGACCGACGTCCGGCCCGCAACGAAGGAGCAGGTGGAATCGCTCGGTGCGAAATTCCTCGCTGTCGAGGACGAGGAGTTCAAGAACGCGCAGACCGCCGGCGGCTACGCCAAGGAAATGTCCAAGGAGTACCAGGCCAAGCAGGCCGCGCTCACCGCCGAGCACATCAAGAAGCAGGACATCGTGATCACCACCGCGCTGATCCCGGGCCGGCCGGCGCCGAAGCTCGTCTCCGGCGAGATGGTCAAGTCGATGAAGCCGGGTTCGGTGCTGGTGGATCTCGCCGTCGAGCGCGGCGGCAACGTCGAGGGCGCCAAGGCCGGTGAGGTCGTCGACCTCGATGGCATCAAGATCGTCGGCTACACCAATGTCGCCGGCCGCGTCGCGGCGTCGGCCTCCAGCCTTTACGCGCGCAACCTGTTCAACTTCATCGAGACCATGGTCGACAAGGCCAGCAAGGCGCTCGCCGTGAACTGGGACGACGAACTCGTCAAGGCCACCGCCCTGACCAGGGACGGCGCTGTCATCCACCCGAACTTCCAGCCGAAGGCCTAAGGAGAGCCGCCATGGAGCATGCTGCACAGGTCGTCGACCCCTTCATCTTCCGGCTGTCGATCTTCGTCCTCGCCGTCTTCGTCGGCTATTTCGTGGTGTGGTCGGTGACCCCTGCGCTGCACACGCCGCTGATGAGCGTGACCAACGCGATCTCCTCGGTGATCGTGGTCGGCGCGCTGCTCGCGGGTGGTGTCGCCAACGTCTCGAGCGGCTCCGGCTGGGCGCGCGCCTTCGGCTTCGTCGCGCTGATCTTTGCCTGCATCAACATCTTCGGCGGC is part of the Bradyrhizobium commune genome and harbors:
- a CDS encoding proton-translocating transhydrogenase family protein; this translates as MEHAAQVVDPFIFRLSIFVLAVFVGYFVVWSVTPALHTPLMSVTNAISSVIVVGALLAGGVANVSSGSGWARAFGFVALIFACINIFGGFLVTQRMLAMYKKKSK
- a CDS encoding Re/Si-specific NAD(P)(+) transhydrogenase subunit alpha, coding for MKIAVAKEIDPSEPRVAASPDTVKKFRALGAEIAVEPGAGLKSGLPDSEFTAVGATVSADALVDADIIIKVKRPEASELAQYKRGALVIAIMDPYGNEAALKAMADAGVSAFAMELMPRITRAQVMDVLSSQANLAGYRAVIEGAEAFGRAFPMMMTAAGTVPAAKVFVMGVGVAGLQAIATARRLGAVVTATDVRPATKEQVESLGAKFLAVEDEEFKNAQTAGGYAKEMSKEYQAKQAALTAEHIKKQDIVITTALIPGRPAPKLVSGEMVKSMKPGSVLVDLAVERGGNVEGAKAGEVVDLDGIKIVGYTNVAGRVAASASSLYARNLFNFIETMVDKASKALAVNWDDELVKATALTRDGAVIHPNFQPKA